A DNA window from Puntigrus tetrazona isolate hp1 unplaced genomic scaffold, ASM1883169v1 S000000846, whole genome shotgun sequence contains the following coding sequences:
- the hsd11b1lb gene encoding hydroxysteroid 11-beta-dehydrogenase 1-like protein encodes MKGYLGFFLLIAVLTAYTWRDRFDPESVRGARVLITGASSGIGEQMAYHYAKFGGQIVITARREDALKKVVQKCLKLGAKKAAHVTGDMSDPADPERVFRYAVEKLGGLDFLVVNHVGNTNVELWNGDSDHVRSIMQVNFVSYVQLAAAALPVLEASGGSIIVVSSVAGKMASPFVAPYTATKFAINGFFGALQSELALKKSNMSVSILILGLIDTESAMNKIRGYATMTAYPASEAALNIIKAGATRQREAYYPWFHYFTCLLDNVPFMKDIMMSRLSSVYMD; translated from the exons ATGAAGGGATATTTGGGCTTCTTCCTGCTGATCGCCGTCCTCACGGCTTACACGTGGAGAGATAGGTTTGATCCAG AGTCGGTTCGAGGGGCCCGGGTGTTGATCACAGGGGCCAGTTCGGGCATCGGGGAGCAGATGGCCTACCATTACGCAAAGTTCGGAGGTCAGATCGTCATCACTGCCAGACGAGAGGATGCTCTGAAAAAG GTGGTGCAGAAGTGTTTAAAACTGGGTGCAAAAAAGGCAGCGCATGTGACCGGAGACATGTCTGACCCCGCTGACCCCGAGAGAGTCTTCAGATACGCTGTGGAGAAACTGG GTGGGCTGGACTTTCTGGTGGTCAATCATGTTGGAAACACCAACGTTGAACTCTGGAACGGAGACTCTGATCACGTCAGGTCAATCATGCAG GTGAATTTTGTGAGTTACGTGCAATTGGCTGCAGCAGCTCTTCCTGTTCTGGAAGCGTCTGGTGGATCCATCATTGTAGTGTCTTCAGTGGCAg GTAAGATGGCGAGTCCGTTCGTGGCTCCGTACACCGCTACCAAGTTTGCTATTAACGGTTTCTTCGGAGCACTGCAGAGCGAACTGGCCCTCAAGAAGAGCAACATGTCCGTTTCAATCCTCATCCTCGGTCTGATAGACACGGAATCAGCCATGAACAAGATCag AGGATACGCCACGATGACCGCCTATCCTGCCAGTGAAGCCGCTCTGAACATCATCAAAGCCGGGGCGACCCGTCAGAGAGAGGCCTACTACCCCTGGTTCCACTACTTCACCTGCCTGCTCGATAACGTGCCCTTCATGAAGGACATTATGATGTCACGCCTCAGCTCCGTGTATATGGACTGA